The following coding sequences lie in one Miscanthus floridulus cultivar M001 chromosome 9, ASM1932011v1, whole genome shotgun sequence genomic window:
- the LOC136482236 gene encoding probable CoA ligase CCL6: protein MSMPETFTVKVGEATPAAGGRPSAGPVYRSIYAKDGLMELPQDIQSPWDFFSGAVKKYPTNRMLGRRQVITDGKAGEYVWQTYEKVYQKVMRIGSAIRSLDVEPGAHCGIYGSNCPEWVMAMQACNSQGICYVPLYDTLGANAVEFIMDHAEISIAFVQESKIKSILAVVPKCTAHLRAIVSFGDFTSEMKMEAEKLGVSCFSWEEFSSMGKQDYKLPKKCKEDICTIMYTSGTTGDPKGVIITNRAIIAGVMTTEHLLKETDKVITEEDSYFSYLPLAHIFDQVIENYCISKGASIGFWQGDIRYLMEDVQVMKPTIFCGVPRVYDRIYTGINMKIQSGGIIAKHLFQYAYNYKLANMRKGLKQHEASPFFDKIVFSKIKEGLGGRIRLMIAGAAPLPGQIEEFMRVTSCSVVVQGYGLTESCAGCFTSIADVFSMIGTVGPPVTTIEARLESVPEMGYDALSDMPRGEICLRGHTMFSGYYKRPGLTEEVFSDGWFHTGDIGEWQLNGSMKIIDRKKNIFKLSQGEYVAVEVLERAYMQSPLVASVWVYGNSFESFLVAVVVPERQALEEWAAANKVAGDFAKLCIDPKARSYIQDQLNQTGKKLGLRGFEMLKAIYLEPVPFSIEKDVITPTFKLKRPQLLKYYKDRIDQMYKDAKEGRTAP, encoded by the exons aTGTCCATGCCGGAGACGTTCACCGTGAAGGTCGGGGAGGCCACGCCGGCAGCCGGCGGCAGGCCGTCGGCCGGGCCCGTCTACCGGAGCATCTACGCCAAGGACGGCCTCATGGAGCTCCCACAGGACATCCAGTCCCCCTGGGACTTCTTCAG TGGAGCAGTCAAGAAGTACCCCACGAACAGGATGCTCGGCCGGCGGCAAGTTATTACAGATGGCAAG GCCGGTGAGTATGTGTGGCAAACGTACGAGAAAGTGTACCAGAAGGTCATGAGGATTGGTTCAGCCATCAGAAGCTTGGACGTAGAGCCG GGAGCTCACTGTGGCATATATGGATCCAACTGCCCGGAATGGGTTATGGCCATGCAG GCATGCAACAGTCAAGGAATATGTTATGTGCCACTATATGACACCCTCG GAGCGAATGCTGTTGAATTCATCATGGACCATGCTGAGATATCCATTGCCTTTGTCCAGGAGAGCAAGATCAAATCA ATACTAGCAGTAGTCCCTAAGTGCACAGCCCACCTTAGAG CCATTGTTAGTTTTGGAGATTTTACAAGTGAGATGAAAATGGAAGCTGAGAAATTGGGCGTCTCTTGCTTTTCTTGGGAAGAATTTTCTTCAATG GGAAAACAAGACTACAAACTTCCCAAGAAATGCAAGGAAGATATTTGTACGATCATGTATACCAGCGGAACAACTGGAGATCCCAAAGGCGTGATAATCACAAACAGGGCTATCATTGCTGGTGTTATGACCACAGAACACCTCCTCAAAGAGACAGATAAAGTG ATCACAGAAGAGGATTCCTATTTTTCCTACCTTCCGTTAGCACATATATTTGATCAAGTAATTGAGAACTACTGTATTTCTAAAGGAGCCTCCATCGGATTCTGGCAAGGG GACATTAGGTATCTGATGGAGGATGTACAAGTGATGAAACCGACAATATTTTGTGGTGTTCCTCGTGTTTATGATCGTATATATACAG GTATAAACATGAAAATTCAGTCCGGCGGGATAATAGCCAAACACCTTTTTCAGTATGCCTACAACTA CAAACTTGCCAATATGAGGAAAGGGCTGAAGCAGCATGAAGCATCACCATTTTTCGACAAGATAGTTTTCAGCAAA ATAAAGGAAGGGCTTGGAGGGCGTATACGCCTCATGATAGCAGGAGCAGCACCTTTGCCAGGGCAAATCGAAGAGTTCATGCGGGTAACCAGCTGCAGCGTTGTAGTGCAAGGATATG GGCTCACTGAGAGTTGTGCAGGATGCTTCACGTCAATCGCCGATGTTTTCTCAATGATTGGAACAGTTGGCCCTCCTGTCACAACAATCGAAGCACGACTGGAGTCTGTCCCTGAAATGGGCTACGATGCACTGTCAGACATGCCCCGGGGTGAGATCTGTTTGAGGGGCCACACCATGTTCTCTGGGTACTACAAACGCCCTGGCCTCACTGAAGAAGTGTTCTCAGATGGGTGGTTCCATACAG GTGATATTGGGGAGTGGCAACTCAATGGCTCGATGAAGATCATTGACAGAAAGAAAAACATCTTCAAGCTGTCCCAGGGAGAGTATGTAGCAGTTGAGGTCCTAGAAAGAGCATACATGCAGTCACCCCTTGTGGCATCG GTCTGGGTCTATGGGAACAGCTTTGAGTCATTCCTTGTTGCCGTGGTTGTCCCTGAGAGGCAAGCTCTCGAGGAATGGGCAGCAGCCAACAAGGTGGCAGGCGATTTTGCAAAGTTGTGCATTGATCCCAAAGCAAGGAGTTACATTCAGGATCAGCTGAACCAAACTGGCAAGAAACTTGGG TTGAGAGGCTTTGAGATGCTGAAAGCAATTTACCTTGAGCCGGTGCCTTTCAGCATCGAGAAGGACGTCATCACTCCAACCTTTAAGCTCAAGAGACCCCAGCTGCTCAAATATTACAAG GATCGCATCGATCAGATGTACAAGGATGCCAAGGAGGGGAGGACTGCACCATGA